A window of Armatimonadota bacterium genomic DNA:
GATCCTGGCGCGCAGGATCCGATCGCCCTGCTGGATGCGCCCCATCACGTCCATGCCTGACGTCACCTTTCCGACCACGGCGTAGGAGTGATAGAGCCGAAACGCGTCCTTCTTGAGCACAAAAAGCTGCGAGTCGCCCGGGAGCTGTAGACCCTCGGAAGCCACCCCAACGACGCCGCGCTTGTAGTCCACCTCGCACATTTCGAATTTTTCGATGTT
This region includes:
- a CDS encoding peptidylprolyl isomerase; the encoded protein is NIEKFEMCEVDYKRGVVGVASEGLQLPGDSQLFVLKKDAFRLYHSYAVVGKVTSGMDVMGRIQQGDRILRARIAK